One region of Longimicrobiales bacterium genomic DNA includes:
- a CDS encoding DUF4440 domain-containing protein: protein MRIPSGLIAAVLVVLSGCTTPSSPDLAAEKAALHARMEGVVAAEAAFNVPEVLTYWAEGAIMQPAGSPQIEGKDAIRELLSQYFESGLVREFSGSSSHMEMSAGGDLAYEYGVNRMVLAGEDGDLLDMGKYLAIWKKIDGEWMVAALSFTSDAAEPSLISG from the coding sequence ATGCGGATTCCGTCAGGGTTGATCGCAGCTGTACTCGTCGTCCTATCTGGATGTACGACTCCCTCATCGCCAGATCTCGCCGCCGAAAAGGCAGCCCTTCATGCGCGCATGGAAGGGGTGGTCGCAGCGGAAGCGGCGTTCAACGTACCGGAAGTTCTGACCTACTGGGCTGAGGGCGCGATCATGCAACCGGCCGGTTCACCGCAGATCGAGGGCAAGGACGCGATTCGCGAACTACTCAGCCAGTATTTCGAGAGTGGATTGGTGCGGGAGTTTTCCGGCTCGTCTTCGCATATGGAGATGTCGGCGGGAGGCGACCTCGCCTACGAGTACGGCGTCAATCGCATGGTTTTGGCCGGAGAGGACGGAGACCTTCTGGATATGGGCAAGTACCTGGCGATATGGAAGAAGATCGATGGTGAGTGGATGGTTGCAGCGTTGAGCTTTACGAGTGACGCTGCGGAGCCCAGCCTGATCTCCGGTTGA